Proteins encoded by one window of Antechinus flavipes isolate AdamAnt ecotype Samford, QLD, Australia chromosome 4, AdamAnt_v2, whole genome shotgun sequence:
- the FCAMR gene encoding high affinity immunoglobulin alpha and immunoglobulin mu Fc receptor — protein sequence MIPFFALCLLQDTSALKGPRLVDGDLGGTVTIECHYTPSPVNKYQRKYWCRLYPPQRVCHTIISSNLFINHLYQGRATLVDFPSQGRFVVTLTQLIPEDSGYYRCGIGPRTDMLFFSMNLTISTANHSLDSAIITIPSSITPMTTLATRDQTVETLGTSTSVIGRHVLDTSVVVKKWEARTSRKDTTPAEVTQAPGTTRVTTTAADGQNLDTTLLVEGWEAKTSKRDTTPTEITQAPGTIGVTTTAADGQNLDTTLLVEGWEAKTSKRDTTPTEITQAPGTIGVTTTVTGGQDIDTTLPAEGWESKTRKDTTSAEIIQVPESTGATTPVIGAQVPKTTETTSSSCNQVIDATLTIKEWGTATYRGDITPIRVTKASGIPGTITSVMSRKGPGTLKGTIPTAGIQDLNTSLVAKGQRAEISRGDPTLINITQLPAQVSSKNIQPPGRVRVTIPNTDVWILETTRAADPIPEVQTSRAKVTSNIMVLRTRAETKTIVGTIRERRSTIRSTNRLTGGTVNSRTHLITTRNIPGIIRPSTMVRDYLREVTPGIYRQTLRTTRATTSDADISPWFSGTIRRGKTSALGGTSAIGRESHSEKPLKRIPGATLLIPPSNKPCMEILSPDQWRISQILIAFSTVLLPIVLLVLLLLLRKLRKRISLRTQKPKVSLIQLTNFQDLTEMPSLEAQPLQEA from the exons ATGATTCCCTTCTTCGCCTTATGTTTACTTCAAG ATACTAGTGCTTTGAAAGGTCCAAGACTGGTGGATGGAGATCTTGGGGGAACAGTCACCATCGAATGCCATTATACTCCCAGCCCAGTCAACAAATATCAGAGGAAATATTGGTGCCGTCTGTACCCTCCTCAGAGAGTCTGTCACACCATCATCTCCTCCAATCTCTTCATCAACCACCTCTACCAGGGCCGAGCGACTCTTGTGGACTTCCCCAGTCAGGGCAGGTTTGTAGTGACCTTGACCCAGTTGATACCTGAAGACTCAGGATACTATCGCTGTGGCATCGGACCTAGAACAGACATGCTCTTCTTCAGCATGAATCTGACCATCTCTACAG CCAATCATTCTTTAGACTCTGCCATCATCACAATTCCCTCAAGCATCACCCCCATGACAACTCTGGCTACCAGAGATCAGACCGTGGAAACACTTGGTACATCAACTTCAGTTATAGGAAGACATGTCCTTGACACATCCGTGGTTGTAAAGAAATGGGAGGCAAGAACTAGCAGAAAAGATACTACTCCAGCTGAAGTCACCCAAGCACCAGGAACTACTAGAGTAACAACTACAGCTGCAGATGGACAGAATCTTGACACAACCCTACTTGTAGAGGGATGGGAGGCAAAAACCAGCAAAAGAGATACCACTCCAACTGAAATCACCCAAGCACCAGGAACTATTGGAGTAACAACTACAGCTGCAGATGGACAGAATCTTGACACAACCCTACTTGTAGAGGGATGGGAGGCAAAAACCAGCAAAAGAGATACCACTCCAACTGAAATCACCCAAGCACCAGGAACTATTGGAGTAACAACTACAGTCACAGGTGGACAAGACATTGATACAACCCTACCTGCAGAGGGATGGGAGTCAAAAACCAGAAAAGATACCACTTCAGCTGAAATCATCCAGGTACCAGAAAGCACTGGAGCAACAACCCCAGTTATAGGTGCACAGGTTCCAAAAACTACTGAAACAACTTCATCTTCTTGCAATCAGGTCATTGATGCAACCTTGACTATAAAAGAATGGGGAACAGCAACTTACAGAGGAGATATAACTCCAATCAGAGTCACAAAGGCCTCAGGAATCCCTGGAACAATCACCTCAGTCATGAGTAGAAAAGGTCCAGGAACTCTTAAAGGAACAATTCCAACTGCAGGCATCCAGGATCTCAACACAAGTCTGGTAGCAAAAGGACAAAGGGCAGAAATTAGTAGAGGAGATCCAACTCTGATAAACATCACTCAGCTACCAGCACAAGTTTCAAGCAAAAATATACAGCCTCCAGGAAGAGTTAGAGTAACAATTCCAAATACTGATGTCTGGATTCTGGAAACCACAAGAGCAGCAGATCCAATTCCAGAGGTACAGACTTCAAGAGCCAAAGTAACATCAAATATAATGGTCCTGAGAACTAGGGCAGAGACAAAAACAATCGTGGGAACCATTAGGGAAAGAAGATCAACTATCAGAAGCACAAATAGGCTAACTGGGGGAACTGTGAACTCTAGAACACATCTGATCACCACCAGAAACATCCCAGGAATCATCAGACCTTCAACAATGGTTAGAGACTATCTTAGAGAAGTAACTCCAGGTATATACCGACAGACTCTGAGAACCACAAGGGCTACAACCTCAGATGCTGATATAAGTCCATGGTTCTCAGGAACTATTAGAAGAGGGAAAACCTCCGCCTTAGGAGGAACATCTGCTATTGGTAGAGAAAGTCACTCTGAGAAACCACTGAAGAGAATACCAGGAGCAACACTCCTGATTCCTCCCAGCAACAAGCCCTGCATGGAGAT tttGTCTCCAGATCAATGGCGTATCTCCCAGATCCTGATCGCTTTCTCTACTGTGTTGCTTccaattgttctcctggttctgttactACTGTTAAGAAAGCTTCGAAAGAGGATCT CTCTTCGGACCCAGAAACCCAAGGTTTCCCTAATCCAGTTGACTAACTTTCAAGATCTCACTGAGATGCCGAGCTTGGAAGCACAACCACTCCAGGAAGCCTAA